The Bacillota bacterium genome contains a region encoding:
- the yqeH gene encoding ribosome biogenesis GTPase YqeH, whose translation MTELYCKGCGALIQTIDKTLPGFVSETMTDSFEQKNLLCQRCYRIRHYSDIITYSLSNDDYLNVINKISKENALIVKIVDIFDFSGSFVPAIKRLTGNEDVILVGNKMDLLPKNVKPERILNWLKQMLASEGFSVLDSILISAKYGNNFDDLMAIIEKHKGKRNVYIVGSTNVGKSKIINQILKRYLGSPADVVTVSSSPGTTIGLVGFPLLDGTMIFDTPGVINKHQYTHYLTRPSYKLTVPKKEVKPLVFQLNEGQTLFFGGLARLDIINGETGDKVNVVTYFANTLNIHRTKTIRADELYETKLYSLLTPPFNEDEAVPKWVFHEFKIRDNSKYDIVFSGLGFVTIRAPFYVRAFAPFVVGVYSRPAII comes from the coding sequence ATGACTGAACTATATTGTAAGGGTTGTGGAGCATTAATTCAAACCATCGATAAAACTTTGCCGGGATTTGTTTCAGAAACGATGACAGACTCTTTTGAACAAAAAAATCTTCTTTGTCAAAGATGTTATAGAATACGTCATTACAGCGATATTATTACTTACAGTTTATCCAATGATGATTACCTAAATGTCATTAATAAAATTAGCAAAGAAAATGCTTTAATAGTTAAAATCGTTGATATATTTGATTTTTCAGGTTCATTTGTTCCAGCCATTAAACGACTTACTGGAAATGAAGATGTTATTTTAGTGGGAAACAAAATGGATTTACTTCCCAAAAACGTGAAACCAGAACGTATCTTAAATTGGCTAAAACAAATGCTTGCAAGTGAAGGATTTAGCGTTTTGGATAGTATTCTAATTTCCGCTAAATACGGGAATAATTTTGATGACTTAATGGCAATTATTGAAAAGCATAAAGGAAAAAGAAATGTATATATCGTTGGGTCAACCAATGTAGGAAAATCAAAAATAATTAATCAAATCTTAAAACGTTATCTTGGATCACCTGCTGATGTTGTCACTGTGTCTTCATCACCAGGAACAACCATTGGTCTTGTAGGATTTCCTCTTTTAGATGGCACAATGATTTTTGATACACCAGGTGTAATTAATAAACATCAATATACACACTATTTGACGAGACCTTCTTACAAATTAACCGTTCCAAAAAAAGAAGTAAAACCTTTGGTTTTTCAACTAAACGAAGGACAAACTTTATTTTTTGGTGGTCTTGCAAGACTTGACATTATCAACGGTGAAACAGGGGACAAAGTGAATGTGGTAACTTATTTTGCCAATACGTTAAACATTCATCGTACGAAAACCATTCGCGCTGATGAACTGTACGAGACTAAATTGTATTCATTACTTACTCCACCATTTAATGAAGATGAAGCAGTTCCAAAATGGGTTTTTCATGAGTTTAAAATTAGAGACAATTCAAAATATGACATCGTCTTTTCTGGACTTGGGTTTGTTACCATAAGAGCCCCATTTTATGTGAGAGCTTTTGCTCCT
- a CDS encoding 5'-methylthioadenosine/adenosylhomocysteine nucleosidase, which yields MIGIIGAMDKELAYLFDVMKQNEVIDIADKRFFVGEIFDKKVVLVKSGVGKVNAAITTTLLLKTFSIDYVMNIGVAGGLIPAKEGNIILAEAVSYFDVSLIEIDHLPFGKIGDEPLQIFTDSNLRKKAITVFDKLKIPYLIGNIVSGDQFVVSTRVLLPILNEIDNVLACEMEGMAIGMTCYKFNTPFLSIRGISDVIDDPIQTKIYKDIVTDVAKKTTDFAIAFLEA from the coding sequence ATGATTGGAATCATTGGAGCAATGGATAAAGAATTAGCTTATTTATTTGATGTTATGAAGCAAAATGAAGTGATAGACATTGCTGATAAACGTTTTTTTGTAGGCGAAATATTTGATAAAAAAGTAGTTTTAGTAAAATCAGGAGTTGGCAAGGTAAATGCTGCCATAACAACTACGCTTCTTTTGAAAACATTTTCCATCGATTATGTAATGAATATTGGCGTTGCGGGAGGACTGATTCCCGCAAAAGAAGGCAACATTATTTTAGCTGAAGCCGTTAGTTATTTCGATGTTTCTTTAATCGAAATTGATCATCTGCCCTTTGGTAAAATAGGAGATGAACCTTTACAAATTTTTACAGACTCAAATTTAAGAAAAAAAGCGATTACGGTCTTTGATAAACTGAAAATTCCTTATTTAATTGGTAACATTGTTTCAGGGGATCAGTTTGTTGTTTCTACGCGAGTTTTATTGCCTATTCTTAATGAAATTGACAATGTTTTAGCTTGCGAAATGGAAGGCATGGCAATCGGAATGACTTGCTATAAATTTAACACTCCTTTTCTATCAATCAGGGGAATATCAGATGTGATTGACGACCCGATTCAAACAAAAATCTATAAAGATATCGTTACCGATGTTGCTAAAAAGACAACGGATTTTGCCATCGCTTTTTTGGAGGCTTAA
- a CDS encoding YgiQ family radical SAM protein yields MPFLPINRLEMENSGISQPDFVFVTGDAYCDHPSFGTAIIARILERHGFTVCILSQPNVKDSNSFLEFGKPRLGWLVNSGNIDSMVNHYTVNKRKRNSDTYTPGGVAGKRPDRAVIKYSNLIREIDSENVIIVGGIEASLRRLSHYDYWEDHIRKSILIDSKADLLVYGMGELAIVEIAEALDAGLKATDIIYIKGTVYKTNNEDLIAQNSIVLPSFDELIASKETYAKSFMIQYKNTDAISARPLVENYKNHYVVQNPPQPPLTEFEMDQIYTLPFMRRPHPLQEKQGHIKAMDEVLFSITINRGCYGGCSFCALTMHQGRTIQSRSKESVVLEAKEFEKDEEFKGYIHDVGGPTANFYHKSCKQQEKYGVCQNRQCIQDEPCSQLIVDHSDYLAVLRELRELEGIKKVFIRSGIRYDYVMYDKDDTFFKELVQHHVSGQLKVAPEHVSDRVLEKMGKPKKALFDEFVRKFYAINNHIQKEQYLVPYLMSSHPGSTIEDAIILAEYIRDMKYNPEQVQDFYPTPLTLSTTMYYTGLDPRTMTPLYVAKSAQEKAMQRALIQYRNPKNYDLVFEALMKAKRYDLIGFEPTCLIKPKKGRSWR; encoded by the coding sequence ATGCCGTTTTTACCAATTAATCGTTTGGAAATGGAAAACAGCGGAATCAGTCAACCTGATTTTGTATTTGTTACAGGAGACGCATACTGCGATCATCCTTCTTTTGGCACGGCAATTATCGCTAGAATTTTAGAAAGACACGGATTTACAGTTTGTATTCTTTCTCAGCCAAATGTAAAAGACTCAAATTCCTTTCTAGAATTTGGTAAACCACGACTTGGCTGGCTTGTAAATAGTGGGAACATTGATTCAATGGTTAACCACTATACAGTCAATAAAAGAAAAAGGAATTCAGACACATATACTCCTGGTGGAGTTGCAGGTAAAAGACCAGATAGAGCCGTTATTAAATATAGCAATCTCATTAGAGAAATCGACTCTGAAAATGTAATAATTGTTGGAGGGATTGAGGCATCACTTCGAAGACTTTCCCATTATGATTACTGGGAAGATCACATTCGTAAAAGCATTTTAATTGATTCAAAAGCAGACTTGTTAGTCTATGGTATGGGCGAATTAGCAATCGTTGAAATTGCAGAAGCATTAGATGCTGGACTAAAAGCCACTGATATCATTTACATTAAAGGAACGGTTTATAAAACGAATAATGAAGATTTGATTGCGCAAAACTCAATTGTTTTACCTTCTTTTGATGAATTAATTGCTTCAAAAGAAACATATGCAAAATCTTTTATGATTCAATACAAGAACACCGATGCTATTTCTGCAAGACCACTTGTCGAAAATTATAAAAATCATTATGTGGTTCAAAACCCTCCTCAGCCTCCTTTAACTGAATTTGAAATGGATCAAATTTATACTTTACCATTTATGAGACGTCCTCATCCTTTGCAAGAAAAACAAGGACACATTAAAGCAATGGACGAAGTACTATTTAGCATTACAATTAATCGCGGTTGTTATGGAGGATGTTCTTTTTGTGCTTTAACGATGCATCAAGGAAGAACGATTCAATCTAGAAGCAAAGAATCTGTTGTGTTAGAAGCAAAAGAATTTGAAAAAGACGAAGAGTTTAAAGGGTACATTCACGATGTAGGTGGGCCAACAGCAAACTTTTACCACAAATCTTGTAAGCAACAAGAAAAATATGGAGTATGTCAAAACAGGCAATGCATTCAAGATGAACCTTGTTCGCAATTGATTGTTGATCATAGTGATTATTTAGCAGTTTTAAGAGAATTAAGAGAATTAGAAGGAATCAAAAAAGTTTTTATTCGAAGTGGAATAAGATATGATTATGTCATGTATGACAAAGATGATACTTTTTTTAAAGAACTAGTACAACATCATGTATCTGGGCAATTAAAAGTAGCACCAGAACATGTATCAGATCGAGTATTAGAAAAAATGGGTAAACCAAAAAAAGCTTTATTTGATGAATTTGTTAGAAAATTTTATGCCATCAATAATCATATTCAAAAAGAACAATATCTTGTTCCCTATTTAATGAGTTCACATCCCGGATCTACCATTGAAGATGCAATTATATTAGCAGAATACATACGGGATATGAAATACAATCCAGAACAAGTTCAAGACTTTTATCCTACCCCTTTGACTCTTTCTACAACCATGTATTATACCGGGTTAGATCCAAGGACCATGACTCCTCTTTATGTTGCAAAATCTGCTCAAGAAAAAGCCATGCAAAGAGCATTAATCCAATACCGCAATCCGAAAAACTATGATTTGGTATTTGAAGCGTTAATGAAAGCAAAACGTTATGATTTGATTGGTTTCGAACCTACTTGTTTGATTAAACCAAAAAAAGGTCGTTCTTGGAGATGA
- a CDS encoding M48 family metallopeptidase — protein sequence MKTVQIGTKQMSYDIRYKNIKNTYLRIKKNSHLLITTNKLVSESEIIKFIQKNEAKIHKMIDIPQRLNLYNSDFVSIFGQKIPLEKVKSSNQKIILSNNILIYQTNQQDLNHKKLESFFQTIVLDTVKVMLLTLEDTLGKEINLNNITFKSQLMKSQFGSCHIKKRIIKLNSVLCRFEKKYLHAILLHELIHLVVPGHQKSFYDLLLKYEPNYKIMRKELKQLFKNYEV from the coding sequence ATGAAAACGGTTCAAATAGGAACAAAACAAATGTCGTACGATATCCGTTATAAAAACATAAAAAATACTTACTTAAGAATCAAGAAAAATAGTCACTTATTGATTACTACAAATAAATTAGTTTCGGAATCAGAAATTATCAAATTTATCCAAAAGAATGAAGCGAAGATCCATAAAATGATTGATATTCCACAAAGATTAAATTTATATAATTCTGATTTTGTTTCTATTTTCGGACAAAAGATTCCTCTTGAAAAAGTGAAATCTTCCAATCAAAAAATCATATTATCTAACAATATTCTTATTTACCAAACAAACCAACAAGACTTAAATCATAAAAAATTAGAATCATTTTTTCAAACAATAGTATTAGATACTGTAAAAGTGATGCTTTTAACTTTGGAAGATACGTTAGGGAAAGAAATTAATCTTAACAACATTACTTTTAAGAGTCAGCTTATGAAAAGTCAATTTGGTAGTTGTCATATCAAAAAAAGAATCATTAAGCTAAATAGCGTTCTTTGCCGATTTGAAAAAAAGTACTTACACGCTATTTTACTTCATGAACTCATCCATTTAGTGGTTCCAGGACATCAAAAATCCTTTTATGATTTACTCTTAAAATATGAACCAAATTACAAAATCATGCGCAAAGAATTAAAACAATTATTTAAGAATTACGAGGTGTAA
- a CDS encoding YqeG family HAD IIIA-type phosphatase — MIGIFVKDSLFCPDDYQKTVFDINFEALKQKGIKALLIDLDNTLIPYDETSPNDLIIQLFSKLTLLEFQIVIISNNHYDRVKFFSNQVHSLFVSSARKPLKRGFKKAFNFLHDVTCNQVCVIGDQFMTDVLGGKRMGFNVIVVDAIKRNVEKWYTKLNRKLEKRVLVKLKKHNIAYFNELHLAEKR; from the coding sequence ATGATTGGAATATTTGTAAAAGATTCATTGTTTTGTCCAGATGATTATCAAAAAACCGTTTTTGATATTAACTTTGAGGCTTTAAAACAAAAAGGAATTAAAGCCTTACTGATTGATTTGGATAATACATTAATACCATATGATGAAACTTCACCTAATGATTTAATCATTCAATTGTTTTCTAAACTTACTCTTTTAGAATTCCAAATTGTTATTATCTCAAACAATCACTATGATCGAGTTAAATTTTTTTCAAATCAAGTGCATTCTTTATTTGTTAGCAGTGCAAGAAAGCCTTTAAAAAGAGGATTTAAAAAAGCATTTAATTTCCTTCATGACGTAACATGTAATCAAGTTTGCGTTATTGGAGATCAATTTATGACAGATGTCCTAGGCGGAAAACGAATGGGATTTAACGTTATCGTTGTAGATGCCATTAAACGAAACGTTGAAAAGTGGTATACTAAATTAAATCGAAAACTTGAAAAGAGAGTATTAGTAAAGTTAAAAAAACATAATATTGCGTATTTTAACGAATTACATTTAGCAGAGAAGAGGTAG
- the udk gene encoding uridine kinase codes for MTKPVVIAVAGGSSSGKTTVVNKILATLGHFEIIVIKHDDYYKNQSSLSMEERRKVNYDHPFSLDNDLFYNHIQELILGHSIEKPTYDFVNLTRAKKVEIVHPAKIIILEGILVLEDERIRNLADIKIFVEADDDLRFIRRLKRDTKERGRTIESVIEQYLTTVKPMHYAFVKPSKRYADIIIPNDYSHDVAVDLINAKIITILNK; via the coding sequence ATGACAAAACCAGTCGTAATAGCAGTCGCAGGTGGATCGTCCTCTGGAAAAACAACGGTTGTGAATAAAATACTAGCGACTCTGGGACATTTTGAGATTATTGTAATAAAACATGACGATTATTACAAAAATCAATCTTCACTTTCTATGGAAGAACGAAGAAAAGTAAATTATGATCATCCATTCTCCCTTGACAATGATTTATTTTACAATCATATTCAAGAGCTGATTTTAGGCCACTCTATTGAAAAACCAACTTATGATTTTGTGAATTTAACAAGAGCAAAAAAAGTAGAAATTGTTCATCCGGCAAAGATTATTATATTAGAAGGTATTTTAGTTTTAGAAGATGAACGAATTCGAAATCTTGCTGATATCAAAATCTTTGTGGAAGCAGATGACGATTTGAGGTTTATTCGAAGATTGAAACGAGATACAAAAGAAAGAGGAAGAACCATAGAAAGTGTCATTGAACAATACTTGACAACTGTAAAACCGATGCATTATGCGTTTGTAAAACCATCAAAACGGTATGCGGATATCATTATACCAAATGACTATTCTCATGATGTGGCTGTGGATTTAATAAATGCAAAAATTATTACTATCTTAAACAAATAA
- a CDS encoding U32 family peptidase, with translation MKPELLAPAGDLEKVKIALLYGADAVYIGGTKFSLRARASNFSLVSIKEAVDFAHSIQKKIYVTTNIVPHNSDLLDLDQYLLDLERCQVDAIICSSPYIIDRAKTLTHLNIHLSTQLSVTNSLLSNYWYNYGISRIVLARELSLEEIKTISHNTLSELEVFIHGGMCVSYSGKCTLSNYMSNRDANRGGCAHSCRWKYDLYHLDTKISEDFDFQMSSKDLETLAFIPTLMDLGISSLKIEGRMKSIHYIATVVSTYRMLIDDYDLRQIKPISFYENEIKKAENRLTSFGFMKGITTPLQQLYNMRSEEPTKEFVGIVLSYNQETKQAMIEQRNYFKPQDILEVLSPTQIPIQFQVGDLYSEDGLLLDAARHPLQIILFQSDLDLKPYDLIRKVF, from the coding sequence ATGAAGCCAGAACTATTAGCTCCAGCCGGAGACCTTGAAAAAGTAAAAATAGCATTATTATATGGCGCAGATGCGGTCTATATAGGTGGAACAAAGTTTTCACTTAGAGCTAGAGCATCTAATTTCTCATTAGTTTCAATAAAGGAAGCAGTTGATTTTGCTCATTCGATTCAAAAAAAAATTTATGTGACTACTAATATTGTTCCACACAATTCCGATTTACTTGATTTAGATCAATACTTACTTGATTTAGAAAGATGTCAAGTGGATGCCATTATTTGTTCAAGTCCTTATATTATTGACCGAGCAAAAACGCTCACTCACTTAAATATTCATCTATCAACCCAATTATCCGTGACAAATAGTCTGCTTTCTAATTATTGGTATAATTATGGAATTTCACGAATTGTTTTAGCAAGAGAATTATCTCTTGAAGAAATTAAAACGATATCTCACAATACTTTATCGGAATTAGAAGTATTTATCCATGGAGGAATGTGCGTATCTTATTCAGGAAAATGCACGTTATCAAACTATATGTCAAATCGAGACGCAAATAGAGGTGGGTGTGCACATAGTTGCCGCTGGAAATATGATCTATATCATCTCGATACAAAAATCAGCGAGGATTTTGATTTTCAAATGTCTTCAAAAGACTTAGAAACGTTAGCTTTTATTCCTACTCTAATGGACCTTGGAATTTCATCTTTAAAAATTGAAGGCAGAATGAAATCCATTCACTACATCGCCACAGTTGTATCAACCTATCGAATGTTAATAGATGATTATGATTTAAGACAAATCAAACCGATTTCATTTTATGAAAATGAAATAAAAAAAGCAGAAAATCGTTTAACATCATTTGGTTTTATGAAAGGGATAACTACACCTTTGCAACAGCTTTACAACATGAGAAGCGAAGAGCCAACCAAAGAGTTTGTTGGAATTGTGCTAAGTTACAATCAAGAAACCAAACAAGCAATGATTGAACAACGAAATTACTTCAAGCCGCAAGACATTTTAGAAGTGTTGAGCCCAACACAAATACCCATTCAATTTCAAGTAGGAGATTTATATTCTGAAGATGGACTCCTTTTAGACGCCGCAAGACATCCTTTACAAATAATATTGTTTCAATCTGATCTTGACTTAAAACCATATGATTTAATTAGGAAGGTGTTTTAA
- the greA gene encoding transcription elongation factor GreA, with product MENTFKLTEAGFQNLKQELETLKEVDRKQNLEALKEARAQGDLSENADYDAARDEQARIEARIKEIENILKHSEIIRDTNSRVVMIGKTVIIKFLSNDNVREFTIVGHLEANPLQGKISNESPIGRALIGHKKGNVIQYKAETGTELSVEIIDIK from the coding sequence ATGGAAAACACTTTTAAATTAACGGAAGCCGGCTTTCAAAATTTAAAACAAGAATTAGAAACTTTGAAAGAAGTTGACCGCAAACAAAATTTAGAAGCTTTAAAAGAAGCTAGAGCTCAAGGAGACTTGTCTGAAAACGCTGATTACGATGCAGCAAGAGACGAACAAGCAAGAATTGAAGCTAGAATCAAAGAAATAGAAAACATTTTAAAACATTCAGAAATCATTCGTGATACGAATTCAAGAGTAGTAATGATTGGCAAAACAGTCATTATAAAATTTTTGAGCAATGATAACGTGAGAGAATTTACAATTGTTGGTCATCTAGAAGCAAATCCTTTGCAAGGCAAAATATCCAATGAATCGCCAATTGGTAGAGCATTGATTGGCCATAAAAAAGGAAATGTTATTCAATATAAAGCTGAGACTGGCACAGAATTATCCGTGGAAATTATCGATATCAAATAA